A window of the Lactuca sativa cultivar Salinas chromosome 7, Lsat_Salinas_v11, whole genome shotgun sequence genome harbors these coding sequences:
- the LOC111905587 gene encoding uncharacterized protein LOC111905587 — translation MVQSAKPISSPVPVVWYPSLAVLMLAVGLVITASFFIYEATSSRKSRSLAKEVVTGAVASVFLGFGSLFLLLASGVYV, via the exons ATG GTTCAATCAGCAAAACCCATATCCAGCCCCGTCCCAGTCGTTTGGTACCCTTCATTAGCTGTGCTGATGCTCGCCGTTGGTCTTGTCATCACCGCTTCTTTCTTCAT CTATGAAGCAACATCTTCCAGGAAAAGCCGTAGTCTTGCTAAAGAAGTTGTAACAGGAGCAGTGGCATCTGTCTTTTTG GGATTTGGATCCTTGTTCTTGCTCCTTGCTTCTGGTGTTTATGTTTGA